From the genome of Colwellia psychrerythraea 34H, one region includes:
- a CDS encoding response regulator transcription factor: protein MKILLVEDCQSVAEVIFDYFEESDFDLDYAATGNLGLSLAQSQKFDCIILDIMLPGLDGISLCQQLRAEGNNTPIIMLTARDTNDDMLLGLRQGADDYIVKPFNLELLEARIHSVTRRHSGSGFITQMTCGPITLDINTHQVWRGKQEIKLTPICFKILNLLVKNSPNVVSRQEIEEVLWSDDLPDQDILRKHVYQLRHKVDKPFTDNIIETVPKLGYRLVPA from the coding sequence TTGAAAATATTACTGGTAGAAGATTGTCAAAGTGTTGCTGAAGTTATTTTTGATTACTTTGAAGAATCAGATTTTGACCTCGATTATGCTGCTACTGGCAATTTGGGATTATCCTTAGCACAATCTCAAAAGTTTGACTGTATTATTCTAGATATCATGTTACCAGGTCTTGATGGTATTAGTCTTTGTCAGCAACTTAGAGCTGAGGGCAATAACACGCCAATTATCATGTTAACTGCAAGAGATACTAATGATGATATGTTACTAGGACTTCGCCAAGGAGCCGATGATTATATTGTAAAACCTTTCAATTTAGAATTACTCGAAGCACGCATTCACAGTGTTACTCGTCGTCATTCAGGGTCAGGTTTTATCACACAAATGACTTGTGGCCCTATTACTCTCGATATAAATACCCATCAAGTATGGCGGGGTAAGCAAGAAATAAAATTAACCCCTATTTGTTTTAAAATATTGAATCTGTTAGTTAAAAATTCACCCAATGTGGTTTCTCGTCAAGAAATAGAAGAAGTATTGTGGTCTGATGATTTACCCGACCAAGATATATTACGAAAACATGTCTATCAGCTTCGTCATAAGGTAGATAAGCCCTTTACAGACAATATTATAGAGACGGTACCTAAATTGGGCTATCGCTTGGTGCCAGCTTAA
- a CDS encoding sensor histidine kinase, giving the protein MSSKIIRVYLLGAMVLLVFYGAIFYHTVLYTENQSSERRLALISPYHFKLFGQGFDGEIQIDPMLKIYDQYDILPSSIKRRLNKNWQGSISFHFEDDSEYSVFAQQVMTNKGLAIVYALEDVDAIEWDDTEFAIFQTVIFGLGLLIYIIAALFIIKMAKRISTPFSTLANKLESHDNEKYTPLSIQGELSLELVQMLTSINSYRSRIRDAFMREQAFTRYVSHELRTPMTVIRGGISILRRLDDEKVKKQSSRIDNAVIEMEQLIHTFLLMARNEDSDTINVDISDEFIQQIVQDFESTIKANQVSFHQELQCNFSLNVQPLLFAAVIKNLLKNAINCSVEGNVSLFISPQRIDVIDNGVGLDAKPRGYEGFGIGLNIVRDICEKYHWQFNIKNNQGDGCTASVIFNQESAVSEL; this is encoded by the coding sequence ATGAGTAGTAAAATTATACGAGTTTATTTATTAGGGGCGATGGTGCTGCTGGTTTTTTATGGGGCTATTTTTTACCATACTGTCCTATACACTGAAAATCAAAGTAGTGAGCGACGTTTAGCATTAATTTCACCTTACCATTTTAAGTTATTTGGCCAAGGTTTTGATGGTGAAATACAAATTGACCCCATGCTAAAAATTTATGATCAATATGATATTTTGCCCTCATCAATAAAACGACGACTCAATAAAAACTGGCAGGGAAGTATCAGTTTTCATTTTGAAGATGACAGTGAATACAGTGTGTTTGCGCAACAAGTTATGACGAACAAAGGTTTGGCCATCGTTTATGCTTTGGAAGATGTTGATGCGATTGAGTGGGACGATACAGAGTTCGCTATTTTTCAAACGGTGATATTTGGACTTGGCCTGCTCATCTATATTATCGCAGCACTCTTTATTATAAAAATGGCTAAACGTATTAGTACGCCATTTTCGACTTTGGCCAATAAATTAGAGAGTCATGATAACGAAAAATATACACCATTATCAATTCAGGGCGAATTATCATTAGAGTTGGTGCAGATGCTGACTAGCATCAATAGTTATCGCAGCAGGATCCGAGATGCTTTTATGAGAGAGCAAGCTTTTACTCGCTACGTCAGTCATGAGTTACGTACGCCTATGACAGTTATCCGTGGTGGCATAAGCATTTTACGGCGATTAGACGATGAAAAAGTCAAAAAGCAGTCTAGCCGAATTGATAATGCGGTTATTGAAATGGAACAGTTAATCCACACTTTTTTGTTAATGGCGAGAAATGAAGATAGCGATACCATCAATGTTGATATTTCTGATGAGTTTATTCAACAAATAGTACAAGACTTTGAATCTACAATAAAAGCAAATCAGGTTAGTTTCCATCAAGAATTACAATGTAACTTTAGCCTAAATGTTCAACCGCTATTATTTGCTGCAGTCATTAAAAACTTATTAAAAAATGCCATTAATTGTAGTGTTGAAGGTAACGTTAGTTTATTTATTTCACCACAACGAATTGATGTTATTGATAATGGTGTTGGGCTTGATGCAAAACCTCGAGGTTATGAAGGTTTTGGCATAGGTCTTAATATTGTTCGGGATATTTGCGAAAAATACCACTGGCAATTCAATATCAAAAATAACCAAGGTGATGGTTGTACAGCCTCGGTTATTTTTAATCAAGAGTCTGCTGTAAGTGAACTCTAA
- a CDS encoding NRDE family protein: MCILFIAIEQHPKYPLIICANRDEFHQRPTQAMHVWQESNILAGKDLQAGGTWLGLSSTGKFAALTNFRKLPLSEAPKKSRGDLVLQALADTKINMTAELAQQASQYHGFNLIYGSLKQLYCYDSVNNQSHQLSDGVHSICNGALDDIWPKMARGEKLLSETIRSQKNLSIEALFDLMTNDKQALPHLLPETGLDEEWEQLLSAIFIKSPTYGTRTTTIITQDVEGNVETYDRSYAPSGECITKQQFNLATVFD, translated from the coding sequence ATGTGCATATTATTTATTGCTATCGAGCAACACCCAAAGTATCCCTTGATTATTTGTGCTAATAGAGATGAGTTTCATCAACGTCCAACGCAGGCTATGCATGTCTGGCAAGAGTCCAATATCTTGGCAGGAAAAGATCTGCAAGCAGGCGGGACTTGGTTAGGTTTATCGTCAACGGGAAAATTTGCCGCATTAACTAACTTTAGAAAACTCCCCTTAAGTGAGGCACCTAAAAAATCTAGGGGCGATCTTGTTTTACAGGCTTTAGCCGACACTAAAATAAACATGACAGCTGAGTTGGCTCAGCAAGCAAGCCAATATCACGGCTTTAACCTCATCTATGGTTCTTTGAAGCAACTGTACTGTTATGACAGTGTAAATAATCAAAGTCATCAGCTTAGTGATGGAGTGCATAGCATTTGTAATGGTGCGTTAGATGATATTTGGCCTAAAATGGCAAGAGGAGAAAAGCTGCTAAGTGAGACTATACGTTCACAAAAAAACTTATCCATTGAAGCCTTGTTTGATTTAATGACCAATGACAAACAAGCTTTACCGCATTTATTGCCTGAAACAGGCCTTGATGAGGAATGGGAACAACTACTCAGTGCCATTTTTATTAAATCACCTACCTATGGGACACGAACAACCACTATTATCACGCAAGATGTCGAAGGTAATGTTGAAACCTATGACCGTAGTTATGCGCCCTCTGGTGAGTGTATTACTAAGCAACAATTTAATTTAGCAACGGTTTTTGATTAA
- a CDS encoding PTS sugar transporter subunit IIC has product MELLKGITLLLAALTAFSLFSRFAPYGTKAMGGLASAAVASFLVEAIHAYISGDFLGIDFLRETGLAAGSMGGPAAAALVALALGANPVFAIVAAIATKGTGILAGFIAGYICYFISKVIEKHLPEGIDVIVGALILAPCAYIIAHASGPVVGSIMAIIGSAITGATSASPYVMGFLLGGLIKMICTSPLSSMALTAILGLTGLPMGIAAIACVGGSFTNGILMKRLKLGDRNKVIAIMLEPLTQADIVTRNAFKIYSCNFFGGALSGLVAVYFNIINDAPGTAAPIPGLLAPFAFNEASTVLMAVLAASICGIAAGYVGSSIHLKLDEKRANKLSGVTPVTT; this is encoded by the coding sequence ATGGAATTACTTAAGGGTATTACCCTTCTTCTCGCTGCGTTAACCGCATTTTCTTTATTTAGTCGTTTTGCGCCCTACGGCACAAAAGCCATGGGCGGACTTGCCTCCGCGGCGGTTGCTAGTTTTCTCGTTGAAGCTATTCATGCCTACATCTCAGGTGATTTTCTTGGAATTGATTTCCTAAGAGAAACTGGCCTCGCTGCGGGGTCTATGGGAGGGCCTGCTGCGGCAGCTCTTGTCGCATTAGCCTTAGGTGCTAATCCTGTTTTTGCCATCGTTGCTGCTATTGCCACTAAAGGAACCGGTATATTGGCTGGTTTTATTGCAGGCTATATTTGTTACTTTATTTCCAAAGTTATTGAAAAACACCTTCCTGAGGGGATCGATGTTATCGTTGGCGCTTTAATTCTCGCACCGTGTGCTTATATCATTGCTCATGCATCAGGGCCTGTCGTCGGTAGTATTATGGCCATTATAGGCTCAGCTATCACTGGGGCTACTTCTGCATCGCCTTATGTTATGGGCTTTTTACTTGGTGGCTTAATCAAAATGATCTGTACTTCACCATTAAGCTCTATGGCACTTACTGCTATCCTAGGTTTGACGGGTCTTCCTATGGGAATAGCTGCAATTGCCTGTGTTGGCGGATCTTTCACTAATGGTATCTTAATGAAGAGACTCAAATTAGGCGATAGAAACAAAGTTATCGCTATTATGTTGGAGCCACTCACCCAAGCGGATATTGTCACAAGAAATGCCTTCAAGATTTATTCTTGTAACTTTTTCGGCGGAGCCTTATCTGGTTTAGTTGCGGTTTATTTTAATATCATCAACGATGCTCCGGGAACTGCTGCTCCAATACCTGGTTTACTTGCTCCTTTTGCCTTTAATGAAGCGAGTACTGTATTAATGGCTGTTTTGGCTGCGTCTATTTGTGGTATTGCCGCAGGTTATGTTGGCAGTAGTATTCATCTAAAGTTAGATGAAAAACGTGCCAATAAACTTAGCGGAGTTACTCCGGTAACTACTTAA
- the iadA gene encoding beta-aspartyl-peptidase has protein sequence MNDSQTMLILLCNVNIYAPNPLGIKDVLIAGNKIAAIYDHGQGEITIPKQWPVKVINFDGAILTPGFIDSHAHITGGGGEAGFATQVPPVGLTEFTHAGVTTVVGLLGTDDTTRSTENLLSRVYGLREEGLSAYCWTGGYHFPLTTITGSAKSDIAFLEPVIGIGEFAISDHRSSQPTFEEVIRLASETHVAGLITGKAGVIHFHLGDGERRLELIERAIRETELPARVFNPTHVNRNKPLFEDSCKLLSKGCHIDLTAFPAGTAQPGWEACDAIEMAVERQLPLEQITLSSDGGGCLPCFDPQGELQHMDFGRASTLGETLVATLNKGLSLETVLPMLTSNVANILRFKNKGQIAVGFDADLLVMNEKYEITDVMAQGVWHKQNNQTMIKGTFE, from the coding sequence ATGAACGATAGCCAAACGATGCTCATATTATTGTGTAATGTAAATATTTATGCACCAAATCCCCTAGGTATTAAAGATGTTCTTATTGCAGGTAATAAAATTGCCGCAATTTATGATCATGGCCAAGGCGAAATTACCATCCCAAAACAATGGCCCGTTAAGGTTATTAATTTTGATGGCGCTATTTTAACGCCTGGTTTTATTGATAGTCATGCTCACATTACCGGTGGCGGCGGAGAAGCAGGTTTTGCGACGCAAGTACCTCCTGTTGGTCTAACTGAATTTACTCATGCTGGTGTAACCACAGTGGTTGGTTTACTTGGCACTGATGATACTACCCGCAGTACCGAAAATTTATTAAGCCGAGTTTATGGCTTGCGTGAAGAAGGATTATCGGCTTATTGTTGGACTGGTGGCTACCACTTTCCTCTAACGACTATCACGGGTAGTGCAAAGTCAGATATTGCTTTTCTTGAACCCGTTATTGGTATCGGAGAGTTTGCCATTAGTGATCATCGCTCTAGCCAACCAACGTTTGAAGAAGTGATTCGCTTAGCGAGTGAAACTCATGTAGCAGGCTTAATCACTGGAAAAGCGGGTGTTATTCATTTTCATTTAGGTGATGGTGAAAGACGTTTAGAATTAATAGAACGCGCAATAAGAGAAACTGAACTTCCTGCACGAGTATTTAATCCAACGCATGTTAATCGTAACAAACCTTTGTTTGAAGATAGTTGTAAATTATTAAGTAAAGGTTGTCATATTGACTTAACAGCATTTCCCGCAGGAACCGCTCAGCCAGGCTGGGAAGCTTGTGACGCAATTGAAATGGCTGTTGAAAGGCAATTACCCTTAGAACAAATAACCCTTAGCTCGGATGGCGGAGGTTGCTTACCTTGTTTTGACCCACAAGGTGAATTACAACATATGGATTTTGGTCGAGCGAGTACATTAGGAGAAACATTGGTAGCAACGTTAAATAAAGGTTTGTCACTTGAAACCGTTCTGCCTATGTTAACAAGCAATGTTGCTAATATTTTACGTTTTAAAAACAAAGGGCAAATCGCCGTTGGTTTTGATGCGGATTTATTGGTGATGAATGAAAAGTATGAAATTACTGATGTCATGGCACAAGGTGTATGGCATAAGCAAAATAATCAAACAATGATTAAAGGTACATTCGAATAG
- a CDS encoding cyanophycinase has translation MCPAKTTDGQQRGFVIPIGGAEERVNDPIILKRFVELCGGENAYIVIIPTASQLDDTGSNYETVFHELGVKKAVSLPINDREQANSEDYLAELNNATGIFITGGNQLRLSTILGGTPVAQSIRKLNAAGVHVAGTSAGAAIMPGHMIAGGRTGALPNEEGVTFAPGMGLINKVIIDQHFSQRNRLGRLLSAISYNPFASGLGICENTAAFIDPSGTLEVVGHGSITVVDPSDLTHSSMADANRGEAITLIGLKLHVLSPGATYCINERIAKPAT, from the coding sequence ATGTGTCCAGCAAAAACGACTGACGGTCAACAAAGGGGATTCGTAATCCCAATCGGGGGGGCAGAAGAACGCGTAAATGATCCTATTATTTTAAAGCGTTTTGTTGAGCTTTGTGGTGGAGAGAATGCTTATATAGTTATTATTCCAACCGCATCACAACTCGATGATACAGGGTCAAATTATGAAACTGTTTTTCATGAATTAGGTGTGAAGAAAGCTGTTTCTTTGCCTATTAATGATCGTGAGCAGGCAAATAGTGAAGACTATCTAGCAGAATTAAACAATGCCACTGGCATTTTTATCACTGGTGGTAACCAATTACGCTTGTCTACTATTTTAGGTGGTACTCCGGTGGCTCAAAGCATTCGTAAACTTAATGCTGCAGGTGTTCATGTTGCCGGTACCTCTGCAGGAGCAGCTATTATGCCTGGCCATATGATTGCCGGCGGACGCACTGGGGCTTTACCCAATGAAGAAGGGGTTACTTTTGCACCAGGTATGGGATTGATTAATAAAGTCATAATTGATCAGCATTTTAGCCAACGAAACCGATTAGGACGTTTGTTATCGGCCATCTCTTACAACCCATTTGCTTCAGGTCTTGGTATTTGTGAAAATACAGCTGCCTTTATTGATCCGTCAGGAACTTTGGAAGTCGTTGGTCACGGTAGCATTACTGTGGTTGACCCTTCAGATTTAACCCATAGTTCAATGGCTGATGCTAATAGAGGCGAAGCCATAACGTTAATTGGACTAAAGTTGCACGTGCTTAGCCCCGGCGCAACTTATTGTATCAACGAAAGAATAGCGAAACCTGCAACTTAG
- the cphA gene encoding cyanophycin synthetase, translating into MKIQSSNVYVGPNVYAHFPVIRHIVDIGILEKYPSVRLGNEFIQGLLTHLPSLDQHGCSYGEPGGFIRRLKEDDGTWIAHIWEHVTLELQCIAGTEVTFGKTRGTGKVAEYNMVFQYKQRDVGLEAAILARNLLISLMPVAIQVELQTKIEDDFDFQQELADFIRFAQRKEFGPSTQSLVDAAEERDIPWLRLNEYSLVQFGHGKYQKRIQATITSETKHIAVEISCDKEDTHNLLNDLGLPVPQQRMVYSDTQAVRMAKRIGYPVVLKPLNANHGRGVSIDLNTEEQVITAFAFAKEQGTSRAVLVESFLTGLDHRMLVINGELVAVAKRVPGHIIGDGVNNISQLIDIVNEDPRRGVGHEKVLTQLELDTQAERLLEEADYTQGTVLPKGEIFYLRSTANLSTGGTAIDMTDVVHPDNKTMAERAVKAVGLDIGGVDFLTSDITQSYKDIGGGIVEVNAAPGFRMHVAPSEGKPRDVAGKVIDMLFPPSIPKRIPIAGITGTNGKTTTSRMLAHILKSAGHVVGMTSTDGVYVDGQLSVKGDMTGPVSSQIVLRDPSVDIAVLETARGGIARSGLGYNECDVAACINVQEDHLGLRGIDTLDQLAEVKRIVVEVAKDSVVLNADDPQCLKMAEHTKAKHLCYVTMNTGHSLVREHIRAGGRAVVLEKGINGDMITIFDNGTHIPLLWTHLIPATLEGKALHNVQNAMFAAALAYCLDKPLEAIQQGLRTFTTTFYQAPGRMNVFDEHHFRVILDYAHNADGVRCMSELASKLEVKGKRITVLAGPGDRRDEDIVNIAKAAAGHFDIYICKADDNRRGRGVNEVPELLASSLRAEGIDESQIYCISDEVEAINKGLELANTDDLLMIFGDAITRCWKQIINFNSGHEPEQEAEKTAVQTVVSMLETSEPDTFVLESGMKIVTDERGVRVVSEHDEDSD; encoded by the coding sequence ATGAAAATACAATCTTCCAACGTGTATGTTGGCCCTAATGTTTATGCTCATTTTCCTGTGATTCGCCATATAGTAGATATCGGCATTTTGGAAAAATATCCCTCAGTTAGACTGGGTAATGAATTTATTCAAGGATTACTCACTCACCTGCCAAGTTTAGACCAGCATGGTTGCTCTTATGGAGAACCTGGTGGTTTTATCAGACGCTTAAAAGAAGATGACGGTACCTGGATTGCTCATATTTGGGAGCATGTTACCCTCGAATTACAATGTATTGCAGGCACAGAAGTCACGTTTGGTAAAACACGTGGCACAGGTAAAGTCGCTGAATACAACATGGTTTTCCAGTACAAACAACGTGATGTCGGCCTTGAAGCAGCGATATTGGCGAGAAATCTATTAATTTCATTAATGCCCGTTGCTATTCAAGTTGAGTTACAAACCAAAATTGAAGACGACTTTGATTTTCAGCAAGAGTTAGCTGATTTTATTCGTTTTGCTCAACGTAAAGAGTTTGGCCCTAGTACCCAATCATTAGTTGATGCTGCAGAAGAGCGTGATATTCCTTGGTTACGTTTAAACGAGTACAGCCTAGTTCAATTTGGTCATGGTAAATATCAAAAGCGAATTCAGGCAACCATCACCAGTGAAACTAAGCATATTGCTGTTGAGATTTCTTGTGATAAAGAAGACACCCATAATTTACTAAATGATCTCGGCTTACCGGTTCCTCAGCAACGTATGGTGTATTCAGATACGCAAGCGGTAAGAATGGCAAAACGCATTGGCTATCCAGTGGTATTAAAGCCGTTAAATGCGAATCATGGTCGTGGTGTTTCTATTGATTTAAACACGGAAGAGCAAGTCATTACCGCTTTTGCCTTTGCCAAAGAACAGGGTACCAGTAGGGCCGTTTTAGTTGAATCTTTCTTAACAGGATTAGACCATCGCATGCTGGTTATTAACGGCGAATTAGTTGCTGTTGCGAAACGTGTACCTGGTCATATAATTGGTGATGGCGTTAATAATATCAGTCAGTTGATTGATATTGTCAATGAAGACCCTCGCCGAGGCGTTGGTCATGAAAAAGTACTGACCCAGTTAGAATTAGACACCCAAGCCGAACGGTTATTAGAAGAAGCCGATTATACACAAGGCACTGTGTTACCCAAAGGTGAAATATTTTACTTACGTTCAACCGCTAATTTGTCGACTGGCGGTACCGCTATTGATATGACTGATGTGGTTCATCCTGACAATAAGACCATGGCTGAACGTGCAGTAAAAGCTGTTGGTCTAGATATCGGCGGGGTTGACTTTTTAACGTCTGATATCACTCAATCTTACAAAGATATTGGTGGCGGTATTGTTGAAGTTAATGCTGCACCTGGCTTTAGAATGCATGTAGCGCCAAGTGAAGGCAAACCAAGAGATGTGGCTGGAAAAGTCATTGATATGTTGTTCCCGCCATCGATACCTAAGCGCATTCCTATTGCCGGAATTACCGGTACAAATGGTAAAACGACAACTTCTAGAATGTTAGCTCATATCTTAAAAAGTGCTGGGCATGTGGTCGGTATGACGTCTACCGATGGCGTTTATGTTGATGGTCAATTATCTGTTAAAGGTGACATGACTGGTCCTGTTTCATCTCAGATTGTTTTACGCGATCCCTCGGTAGATATTGCCGTGTTAGAAACAGCACGTGGGGGTATTGCTCGTTCAGGTCTTGGTTACAATGAATGTGATGTAGCAGCTTGTATTAATGTTCAAGAAGATCATTTAGGCCTTAGAGGCATAGATACGCTTGATCAACTTGCTGAAGTTAAACGTATTGTTGTTGAAGTAGCCAAAGATAGTGTTGTTCTTAATGCTGATGACCCTCAGTGTTTAAAAATGGCTGAACATACCAAAGCTAAACACTTATGCTATGTCACTATGAACACCGGCCATAGTTTAGTCCGCGAGCATATTCGTGCAGGCGGTCGTGCGGTAGTATTAGAAAAAGGTATCAACGGTGACATGATCACCATTTTTGATAACGGCACTCATATTCCCTTACTTTGGACCCATTTAATTCCTGCGACCTTGGAAGGTAAAGCACTGCACAATGTGCAAAACGCTATGTTTGCTGCAGCCTTAGCTTATTGTTTAGATAAACCGCTCGAGGCAATTCAACAAGGTTTAAGAACCTTTACCACGACCTTTTATCAAGCACCCGGAAGAATGAATGTTTTTGATGAACATCACTTTAGAGTAATACTTGATTATGCTCATAATGCAGATGGTGTGCGTTGCATGAGTGAACTGGCGAGTAAGTTAGAAGTTAAAGGTAAGCGTATTACTGTGCTGGCAGGCCCAGGTGATCGTCGTGATGAAGATATAGTGAATATTGCTAAAGCGGCAGCTGGGCATTTCGATATCTACATTTGTAAGGCCGATGATAATCGACGTGGTCGAGGAGTCAATGAAGTTCCAGAACTCTTAGCGTCGTCATTAAGAGCTGAAGGAATTGATGAATCACAAATATATTGTATTTCAGATGAAGTAGAGGCAATAAACAAAGGGCTTGAACTCGCAAATACTGATGACTTATTGATGATCTTTGGTGATGCTATTACACGCTGTTGGAAACAAATTATTAATTTCAATAGTGGTCACGAGCCTGAGCAAGAAGCAGAAAAAACAGCCGTTCAAACCGTTGTTTCTATGCTAGAAACCAGCGAGCCAGATACTTTTGTTTTGGAAAGCGGTATGAAAATTGTTACCGATGAACGAGGTGTTCGTGTGGTATCTGAACACGACGAAGATAGTGATTAA
- a CDS encoding Mur ligase family protein has translation MLKENITLSLDDNRRLTGRNLLSDQPGAIIDAFVSGIDKITVVNVWSKYAQQLLNAVNWLEDKTFSRIFEDGISIAISAPLDALYAACDLNELAWQLTCNELTQTPNEESISAAISRLNQVIAEEVNPELLELIKQSTSKNIVYLVDDDEFSLGYGTTAQSWPISALPEVSTINWSQYKSIPLAYVTGTNGKSTSVRIMSQIIKQAGKCCGVTSTDFIRVGDNIIDHGDYSGPGGARMLLRHPDTETAILEVARGGILRRGLPIDNVDAALITNIAEDHLGQYGINTVSALAQAKAVVAKGLLPNLEDKGQEHNRQDKGRLVLNADDENLVVLAPEIPVTKSWFSLHEDNATLQQHKQKGGAVCFVREQHLVYSVGNEESVIIAVNDIPMTLNGAALHNIQNALGAIALAKCLNVENEAIKIALSNFASNVEDNPGRGNHFTVKSAEVIMDFAHNVHSMEAMAVTTANMKAQRKFLMLSHAGDRTDNEIINMTKTALKMKPDFIVAAELVPYLRGRTLGEIPQLIVDTALAYGMKRSDIYIADSPFKGANYIVEQLREKDLALLMVLSEREEIIELLLDKAFFR, from the coding sequence ATGCTAAAAGAAAATATAACACTGAGCTTAGATGATAATCGTCGGCTGACGGGTAGAAATTTATTATCCGATCAGCCTGGCGCAATCATTGATGCTTTTGTATCAGGTATTGATAAAATTACCGTGGTAAATGTTTGGTCAAAGTATGCTCAACAGTTACTCAACGCCGTTAACTGGTTAGAGGATAAAACTTTCTCTCGAATTTTCGAAGATGGAATATCTATTGCCATTAGCGCACCCTTAGATGCACTTTATGCTGCGTGTGATTTGAATGAGTTAGCATGGCAGCTTACCTGTAATGAATTAACTCAAACACCCAATGAAGAATCAATTTCAGCAGCAATAAGTCGTTTAAACCAAGTGATAGCTGAGGAAGTCAATCCAGAGTTACTTGAGTTAATTAAGCAGTCAACGTCTAAAAATATTGTCTATTTGGTTGATGATGATGAATTTTCATTGGGTTATGGTACTACGGCACAAAGTTGGCCAATATCAGCATTGCCTGAGGTATCAACTATAAACTGGTCACAATACAAATCGATTCCACTGGCTTATGTAACAGGCACTAATGGCAAATCGACCAGTGTTCGCATTATGTCGCAAATTATCAAACAAGCGGGTAAATGTTGTGGTGTTACCTCAACCGATTTTATCCGGGTAGGCGATAATATTATTGATCATGGCGACTATTCTGGTCCGGGAGGTGCAAGAATGTTATTACGACACCCTGATACAGAAACCGCTATTTTAGAAGTTGCTCGGGGTGGAATTTTACGTAGAGGATTACCGATAGATAATGTAGATGCAGCATTGATCACTAATATTGCCGAGGATCACCTAGGGCAATATGGTATTAATACTGTTTCAGCATTGGCTCAAGCTAAAGCTGTTGTTGCTAAAGGGTTGTTACCTAACTTAGAAGATAAAGGGCAGGAGCATAATAGGCAAGATAAGGGCAGGTTGGTGCTCAATGCAGATGATGAAAATTTAGTTGTTTTAGCGCCTGAAATACCCGTTACTAAGTCATGGTTTTCCTTACATGAAGATAATGCGACATTACAGCAACATAAACAAAAAGGTGGCGCTGTTTGTTTTGTTAGAGAACAACACTTGGTTTATTCAGTCGGTAATGAAGAGTCGGTAATCATTGCGGTTAATGACATTCCTATGACGCTAAACGGTGCGGCTTTGCACAATATTCAAAATGCCCTTGGCGCTATCGCGTTAGCTAAATGTCTCAATGTTGAGAATGAGGCTATTAAAATAGCGCTATCAAATTTTGCCAGCAATGTTGAGGATAATCCCGGCAGAGGTAATCATTTTACTGTTAAAAGTGCAGAAGTGATTATGGACTTTGCACATAATGTTCATAGCATGGAAGCGATGGCTGTAACCACGGCGAACATGAAAGCACAGCGTAAATTTTTAATGCTAAGTCATGCGGGAGATCGAACTGACAATGAGATCATCAATATGACTAAAACGGCATTAAAAATGAAACCTGATTTCATCGTTGCTGCGGAGTTAGTTCCTTATTTACGAGGGAGAACATTGGGAGAAATACCTCAGCTTATTGTAGATACGGCGCTTGCTTATGGCATGAAAAGAAGTGACATTTATATTGCAGATAGTCCTTTTAAAGGCGCAAACTATATTGTAGAACAGTTACGAGAAAAGGATTTAGCATTACTGATGGTTTTATCAGAGAGAGAAGAGATAATCGAGCTTTTGCTTGATAAAGCTTTTTTTAGATAG
- a CDS encoding HU family DNA-binding protein gives MNKSELVEKIAEGADISKASAGRALDSLIGSVTTELANGGDVALVGFGTYKVNDRAARTGRNPQTGAEIQISAAKVPAFKAGKALKDAVNV, from the coding sequence ATGAACAAAAGTGAATTGGTAGAGAAAATCGCTGAAGGCGCAGACATTTCAAAAGCTTCAGCTGGCCGTGCTTTAGATAGTTTAATTGGTTCTGTAACAACTGAATTAGCTAATGGCGGTGATGTCGCATTAGTGGGTTTTGGTACTTACAAAGTAAATGACCGTGCTGCTCGTACAGGTCGCAATCCTCAAACAGGTGCAGAGATCCAAATTTCTGCGGCGAAAGTACCTGCTTTTAAAGCGGGTAAAGCATTGAAAGACGCAGTAAACGTTTAG